In the genome of Bubalus kerabau isolate K-KA32 ecotype Philippines breed swamp buffalo chromosome 8, PCC_UOA_SB_1v2, whole genome shotgun sequence, one region contains:
- the LOC129658729 gene encoding olfactory receptor-like protein OLF3: MGQGNKTQTWVSEFILLGLSSDWGTQVSLFVLFLAMYLVTIVGNVLILLLIRLDSRLHTPMYFFLSVLSLVDLCYSSSIVPQMLAHLLSVQKCIPFSSCVIQLSTSLALAASEFLLLGAMAYDRYVAVCYPLHYTAIMHGGLCLGLAVGCLGAGFTNSLLETVITFRLPLCHNVMNHFACETLAVLRLACVDISFNKVMVAISGFLVIMLPFFLVLFSYGRIVAAILHIHSAQGRSKAFGTCASHLIVVVMCFGTAIFTYLGPRSAYSVEGEKMVALFYAVVAPMLNPLIYSLRNKEVMAALSKLLDKFRDKG, encoded by the coding sequence ATGGGTCAGGGGAATAAAACGCAGACATGGGTGAGTGAGTTCATTCTGCTGGGGCTGTCCAGTGACTGGGGGACTCAAGTCTCCCTCTTTGTCTTGTTCTTGGCCATGTACTTGGTGACCATTGTGGGAAATGTGCTCATCCTTCTTCTGATCAGACTGGACAGCAGGCTTCACAcccccatgtatttcttccttaGTGTTTTATCTCTTGTGGACCTCTGTTACTCAAGCAGTATTGTCCCTCAAATGCTGGCCCACCTGCTCTCAGTCCAGAAGTGCATCCCATTCTCCAGCTGTGTGATCCAGCTCTCTACGTCCCTGGCATTGGCTGCGTCTGAGTTCCTGTTGCTGGGggccatggcctatgaccgctatgtggcagTGTGCTACCCGCTGCACTACACGGCCATCATGCATGGAGGGCTGTGTCTGGGACTGGCTGTTGGCTGCTTGGGGGCTGGTTTCACGAATTCACTGCTGGAGACAGTCATCACCTTTCGGCTTCCCCTGTGTCACAATgttatgaatcactttgcttgtGAGACCCTAGCAGTGCTGCGGCTAGCCTGTGTGGATATCTCTTTCAACAAGGTCATGGTGGCCATCTCAGGATTTCTGGTGATCATGCTTCCCTTTTTCCTGGTTCTGTTTTCCTATGGTCGTATCGTTGCTGCCATTCTGCACATTCATTCTGCTCAGGGACGTAGCAAAGCATTTGGGACGTGCGCCTCTCACCTCATTGTGGTGGTCATGTGCTTTGGAACAGCCATCTTCACCTACCTGGGGCCACGGTCTGCCTACTCAGTGGAAGGGGAGAAGATGGTTGCTCTGTTCTATGCTGTAGTGGCCCCTATGTTGAACCCCTTGATTTACAGCTTGAGAAATAAAGAGGTTATGGCTGCTCTCAGTAAACTTTTAGACAAATTCAGAGACAAAGGGTGA
- the LOC129658730 gene encoding olfactory receptor 6B1 has product MEVENQTRVTRFILVGFPGSWGMRAAVFFIFLMAYILTVAENVTIILLVQQNRPLHKPMYFFLANLSFLETWYISVTVPKLLFSFWSVSNSISFAHCMIQLYFFIALMCTECVLLAAMAYDRYVAICRPLHYPTIMSHGLCFRLALGSWTIGFGISLAKTYFISRLSFCGPNVINHFFCDISPVLNLSCTDMSTAELVDFVLALVIFLLPLTVTILSYGCILATVLRMPTGKQKAFSTCASHLVVVTIFYSATIFMYARPRAIHAFNMNKVISIFYAIVTPALNPFIYCLRNREVKEALKKLAYCQAKSD; this is encoded by the coding sequence ATGGAAGTGGAAAACCAGACACGGGTCACCAGGTTCATCCTGGTGGGGTTCCCTGGGAGCTGGGGCATGCGTGCAGCCGTGTTCTTCATATTCCTCATGGCCTATATTCTGACAGTGGCTGAAAATGTGACCATCATCCTGTTGGTGCAGCAGAACCGGCCACTGCAcaagcccatgtacttcttcctggccAACTTGTCCTTCTTGGAGACCTGGTACATCTCTGTGACTGTACCCAAGTTGCTGTTTAGTTTTTGGTCCGTGAGCAACAGTATCTCCTTCGCTCACTGTATGATACAACTTTACTTCTTCATTGCACTCATGTGCACGGAATGTGTGCTCCTGGCCGCCATGGCCTACGACCGTTACGTGGCCATCTGCCGCCCACTACACTACCCCACCATTATGAGCCATGGGCTCTGCTTCCGCCTGGCTCTTGGTTCCTGGACCATTGGCTTTGGCATCTCCTTGGCTAAGACATACTTCATCTCTCGCCTCAGCTTCTGCGGCCCCAATGTCATCAACCATTTCTTCTGCGACATCTCTCCAGTACTTAACCTCTCCTGCACAGACATGTCCACAGCTGAGCTGGTGGACTTTGTCCTGGCACTGGtcatcttcctcctccccctcactGTCACTATTCTGTCTTATGGATGCATCCTGGCCACCGTTCTACGCATGCCCACGGGCAAGCAGAAGGCGTTTTCTACTTGTGCCTCCCACCTCGTGGTGGTCACCATCTTCTACTCAGCTACAATTTTCATGTATGCCCGGCCCCGAGCCATTCATGCCTTCAACATGAACAAAGTTATTTCCATCTTCTATGCCATTGTcacccctgccctcaatcctttcaTTTATTGTCTAAGGAACCGAGAGGTCAAAGAGGCTCTGAAGAAACTGGCTTATTGCCAGGCCAAATCTGACTAG